The following proteins are co-located in the Fusobacteria bacterium ZRK30 genome:
- the grdC gene encoding glycine/sarcosine/betaine reductase complex component C subunit beta, whose protein sequence is MNFAVLKGAAYCLVHTPDMILHNGTTQTVEKHTNPDSEYLKNIRDSYRTYEEVVNYGPNQTYIGNLTPEKLKEVGMPFVGKNIEGSSNKGKFGEILAQKEFIVMVKLADVFDLVLLEEKFLADAVEAYRNYEFYSEADEAQLNKGHEFSVIEALVNEEGAEGLYHEDKLVGCVKRAHDVDSNLSSHVIFENLVVKASGILAFKNLIARNNIDPTTIDYVIECSEEACGDMNQRGGGNFAKAIAEASGAVNATGSDLRGFCAAPTHSLINAASLVKAGTYKNVVVVAGGATAKLGMNGKDHVKKDLPILEDTLGAFAILISENDGVSPVINTDFVGRHTVGTGSSPQAVISSLVIEPLEKAGLKITDVDKYSVEMQNPDVTKPAGAGDVPEGNYKMIGACGVKKGHIEKKAMKDFVVNNGMVGWAPTQGHIPSGVPYLGFAMDELTKGDLNRVMVVGKGSLFLGRMTNLFDGVSIMVERNTGVTEEAGSVSKDEINTMIAEAMKNFASQFLG, encoded by the coding sequence ATGAATTTTGCAGTTTTAAAAGGAGCAGCATATTGTTTAGTGCATACTCCAGACATGATCTTACACAATGGAACTACTCAAACAGTTGAAAAACATACTAACCCGGATTCTGAATATTTAAAAAATATCAGAGACAGCTACAGAACTTATGAAGAAGTAGTAAACTACGGACCTAACCAAACTTACATCGGAAACCTTACTCCTGAAAAATTAAAAGAAGTTGGAATGCCATTCGTAGGTAAAAATATTGAAGGTTCTTCAAACAAAGGTAAATTTGGAGAGATCTTAGCTCAAAAAGAATTTATCGTAATGGTTAAATTAGCTGACGTTTTCGACTTAGTATTATTAGAAGAAAAATTCTTAGCTGACGCAGTAGAAGCATATAGAAACTATGAGTTCTATTCAGAAGCTGACGAAGCTCAATTAAATAAAGGTCATGAATTCTCTGTAATCGAAGCTTTAGTAAATGAAGAGGGAGCAGAAGGGTTATACCATGAAGATAAATTAGTTGGATGTGTAAAAAGAGCCCATGATGTAGACTCTAACTTAAGTTCACATGTAATATTTGAAAACTTAGTTGTAAAAGCATCTGGAATCTTAGCATTTAAAAACTTAATTGCAAGAAACAACATCGATCCTACAACTATCGACTATGTAATCGAATGTTCAGAAGAAGCTTGTGGAGATATGAACCAAAGAGGTGGAGGAAACTTCGCTAAAGCTATCGCCGAAGCATCTGGAGCAGTAAATGCAACTGGATCAGACCTTAGAGGATTCTGTGCAGCACCTACTCATTCATTGATCAACGCAGCATCATTAGTAAAAGCTGGAACATACAAGAACGTTGTAGTTGTTGCAGGTGGAGCTACAGCTAAGTTAGGAATGAACGGTAAAGACCATGTTAAAAAAGACTTACCTATCTTAGAGGATACATTAGGAGCATTCGCTATCTTAATCTCTGAAAATGACGGAGTTAGCCCGGTAATCAACACTGATTTCGTAGGTAGACATACTGTAGGAACAGGATCTTCACCTCAAGCAGTTATCTCATCATTAGTAATCGAGCCATTAGAAAAAGCTGGATTAAAGATTACAGATGTAGATAAGTACTCAGTAGAGATGCAAAACCCAGATGTTACAAAACCAGCAGGAGCAGGAGATGTACCAGAAGGAAACTACAAGATGATCGGAGCTTGTGGAGTTAAGAAAGGACATATCGAAAAGAAAGCTATGAAAGATTTCGTTGTAAATAACGGAATGGTTGGATGGGCACCTACACAAGGTCATATCCCTTCAGGAGTACCTTACTTAGGATTTGCTATGGATGAGTTAACTAAAGGTGACTTAAACAGAGTAATGGTAGTAGGAAAAGGATCATTATTCTTAGGAAGAATGACTAACTTATTCGATGGTGTATCTATCATGGTAGAAAGAAACACAGGTGTTACAGAGGAAGCAGGATCAGTTTCTAAAGATGAAATTAATACAATGATTGCAGAAGCTATGAAAAACTTTGCCTCTCAATTCTTAGGTTAA
- the grdD gene encoding glycine/sarcosine/betaine reductase complex component C subunit alpha gives MSLDIKQMIGETFLDIANAMETGSFGKRICVGITTIGSEHGVENIVKGAEKAALSGDFDVVLIGPKVETALRVVEANTEEEAHKRMEELIDSKEINSAVTMHYSFPIGTSTIGRVVTPAFGNDMLIGTTTGTSATNRTEAMFKNSLYGIATAKAIGIANPSVGILNVDSSRAVERSLRKLADNGYAINFGESRRADGGTIMRGNDLLMGSSDVMVTDSLTGNILMKMFSSYSTGGSYEANGYGYGPGVSFDMKRTILILSRASGVPVVEGAIKYAALLGKNDLAAIVSKEYEMIKKAGYEEILAGFVEAPKKPVEEFVKPEKEVVTAQVSGIDIMDLDDAALELMRNGIYAEAGMGCTGPIILVNETNKEKAIVILGENEYIAVEKTSC, from the coding sequence ATGTCTTTAGATATTAAACAAATGATAGGTGAAACTTTTTTAGATATAGCCAATGCCATGGAAACAGGGTCGTTTGGTAAGAGAATATGTGTAGGAATAACTACAATAGGTAGTGAGCATGGAGTAGAAAACATCGTTAAAGGTGCAGAAAAAGCAGCTTTAAGTGGTGACTTTGATGTAGTTTTAATTGGACCTAAGGTAGAGACAGCTTTAAGAGTTGTAGAAGCTAACACTGAGGAAGAAGCGCATAAAAGAATGGAAGAATTAATCGATTCAAAAGAGATCAATTCAGCTGTAACTATGCATTACAGTTTCCCAATAGGTACTTCTACAATAGGTAGAGTAGTAACACCTGCTTTTGGAAATGACATGTTAATAGGAACTACAACAGGAACATCAGCTACTAACAGAACAGAAGCTATGTTTAAAAACTCACTTTATGGAATAGCAACAGCCAAAGCAATTGGAATAGCTAATCCTAGTGTTGGAATCTTAAACGTAGACAGCTCAAGAGCTGTAGAAAGATCTCTTAGAAAATTAGCTGACAACGGTTATGCAATTAACTTTGGTGAATCTAGAAGAGCAGATGGTGGAACAATCATGAGAGGAAACGACCTTTTAATGGGATCATCAGATGTAATGGTAACAGATAGTTTAACTGGAAATATTCTTATGAAGATGTTTTCTTCTTACTCAACAGGTGGAAGTTATGAAGCAAACGGATATGGATATGGTCCAGGAGTATCATTTGATATGAAGAGAACTATATTAATCTTATCTAGAGCATCAGGAGTACCTGTAGTAGAAGGAGCAATAAAATATGCTGCACTATTAGGGAAAAATGATCTTGCTGCAATAGTAAGCAAAGAATATGAGATGATAAAAAAAGCAGGATACGAAGAGATCTTAGCTGGTTTTGTTGAAGCACCTAAAAAACCAGTAGAAGAATTTGTAAAGCCTGAAAAAGAAGTAGTAACAGCGCAAGTATCAGGGATAGATATCATGGACTTAGATGATGCAGCACTAGAACTTATGAGAAATGGGATCTATGCAGAAGCAGGAATGGGTTGTACAGGACCAATCATCTTAGTAAATGAAACTAACAAAGAGAAAGCAATTGTTATCTTAGGAGAAAATGAATATATCGCAGTAGAAAAAACAAGCTGCTAA
- the grdB gene encoding glycine reductase complex selenoprotein B — protein MNKIKVVHYINQFFAGIGGEEKADIKPEFRNEVVGPGSALMQQFGEEAEIVGTVICGDSYLNENVEEATKEILEMVKAAKPDLFIAGPAFNAGRYGVACGTIAKSVKEELGIPVVTAMYIENPGVDMYRKDLHIVSTTNSAAGMRKAIKPLAALALKLGKKEVVGSPAEEGYHVRGVRQNYFAEKIGAERAVDMLVNKLKGEEFVTEYPMPLFDNVEPGKAIKDLSTAKIALVTSGGMVPSGNPDRIEASSAQKYGRYELDNMGETAHGGFDPTYANDNPNVVVPTDALRQFEAEGVIGSIHPYYYSTTGNGTSVKNSKAFAAEFTKELVAAGVDGVILTSTUGTCTRCGATMVKEIEKSGIPVVHICTVVPISLTVGANRIVPAIAIPHPFGDPALCAEDQMKIRKDIVKTALTSLTTEVTEQTVFQV, from the coding sequence ATGAATAAAATAAAAGTAGTTCACTATATAAATCAATTCTTCGCCGGAATTGGTGGAGAAGAAAAAGCTGATATCAAACCTGAATTCAGAAATGAAGTTGTAGGTCCTGGTTCAGCTCTTATGCAACAATTTGGTGAAGAAGCAGAAATCGTAGGAACAGTAATTTGTGGAGATTCTTATTTAAATGAGAATGTTGAAGAAGCTACAAAAGAAATATTAGAAATGGTAAAAGCTGCAAAGCCTGACTTATTTATCGCAGGACCTGCTTTCAACGCAGGAAGATACGGAGTTGCTTGTGGAACTATTGCAAAATCTGTAAAAGAGGAATTAGGAATTCCTGTAGTTACTGCTATGTACATTGAGAACCCTGGTGTAGATATGTACAGAAAAGATCTTCATATTGTTTCTACAACTAACTCAGCAGCAGGAATGAGAAAGGCTATAAAGCCATTAGCAGCTCTTGCTTTAAAGTTAGGTAAGAAAGAAGTTGTTGGATCTCCAGCTGAAGAAGGATACCATGTAAGAGGAGTAAGACAAAATTACTTCGCTGAAAAGATCGGTGCTGAAAGAGCAGTAGATATGTTAGTAAATAAATTAAAAGGTGAGGAATTTGTAACTGAATATCCAATGCCATTATTTGATAATGTTGAACCTGGAAAGGCAATCAAAGATTTATCAACTGCTAAAATAGCATTAGTTACTTCTGGTGGAATGGTTCCTTCTGGAAACCCTGATAGAATTGAAGCTTCATCAGCTCAAAAATATGGTAGATATGAATTAGACAACATGGGAGAAACTGCTCATGGAGGATTCGACCCTACATATGCTAACGACAATCCAAACGTAGTAGTTCCTACAGATGCTTTAAGACAATTTGAAGCTGAAGGAGTAATCGGATCTATCCATCCTTACTACTATTCTACAACAGGAAACGGAACTTCAGTAAAGAACTCTAAAGCGTTCGCAGCTGAATTCACAAAAGAACTAGTTGCTGCAGGAGTAGACGGAGTAATCCTAACTTCTACATGAGGAACTTGTACTCGTTGCGGTGCAACGATGGTAAAAGAAATAGAAAAGAGTGGAATACCTGTAGTACATATTTGTACTGTAGTTCCTATCTCTCTAACAGTAGGAGCTAACAGAATAGTTCCTGCAATAGCAATTCCACATCCATTTGGTGACCCTGCATTATGTGCGGAAGACCAAATGAAAATAAGAAAAGACATAGTTAAAACAGCTTTAACTTCTTTAACTACTGAAGTTACTGAACAAACAGTATTCCAAGTTTAA